From one Bos javanicus breed banteng chromosome 15, ARS-OSU_banteng_1.0, whole genome shotgun sequence genomic stretch:
- the LOC133261271 gene encoding olfactory receptor 52H1-like translates to MTTFNLTGYNTGAFTLLGIPGLEQHQVWISIPFCLIYFVAIVGNNVLLMATEHSLHAPMFFFLSMLAITDLILSTTCVPKTLSIFWFGPQRISFPGCLTQLFFLHFSFVLDSSILMAMAFDRYVAICSPLRYNTILTPRTIVKIAVGISFRSFCVIFPCVFIVNHLPFCRTRNVPHTYCEHIGVARLACADISINIWYGFCVLLMAVISDVILIAVSYILILCAVFHLPSQDARQKALGTCGSHVCVILMFYIPAFFSILAHRFGHNVPQTFHIVFANLYVIIPPALNPIVYGVKTKKIRDKVIFLLFPMRSY, encoded by the coding sequence ATGACCACGTTCAATCTGACTGGCTACAACACAGGTGCCTTCACCCTTTTGGGTATTCCTGGACTTGAGCAGCACCAGGTCTGGATCAGCATCCCCTTCTGCCTCATCTATTTCGTGGCCATTGTGGGTAATAATGTCCTTCTCATGGCAACGGAGCACAGTCTTCATGCACCcatgttctttttcctttccatgcTGGCTATTACTGATCTTATACTGTCTACCACCTGTGTCCCAAAAACTCTGAGCATCTTCTGGTTTGGTCCCCAGAGAATCAGTTTTCCTGGCTGTCTCACACAGTTATTCTTTCTGCACTTCAGCTTTGTTTTAGACTCATCTATACTGATGGCCATGGCatttgaccgctatgtggccatctgttcACCCTTGAGATACAACACTATTCTGACTCCCAGAACCATTGTCAAAATTGCTGTGGGAATCTCCTTCAGAAGCTTCTGTGTTATTTTCCCATGTGTTTTCATTGTAAATCATCTACCCTTCTGCAGGACACGTAATGTCCCTCACACATACTGTGAGCACATAGGTGTTGCCCGACTAGCCTGTGCTGACATCTCCATCAATATTTGGTATGGGTTTTGTGTTCTCCTCATGGCCGTCATCTCAGATGTGATTCTAATTGCTGTCTCCTACATCCTTATCCTCTGTGCTGTATTTCACCTCCCTTCTCAGGATGCTCGCCAGAAGGCCCTGGGCACCTGTGGTTCCCATGTCTGTGTCATCCTCATGTTCTATATACCAGCGTTCTTCTCCATCCTTGCACATCGCTTTGGACACAATGTCCCTCAGACCTTTCACATTGTGTTTGCCAACCTCTATGTTATCATCCCACCTGCCCTGAACCCTATCGTCTATGGAGTAAAGACCAAGAAGATCCGAGACAAAGTCATTTTTCTGCTCTTTCCTATGAGGTCCTATTGA